In Raphanus sativus cultivar WK10039 chromosome 5, ASM80110v3, whole genome shotgun sequence, the following proteins share a genomic window:
- the LOC108861903 gene encoding uncharacterized protein LOC108861903 produces MISDSITNASAATSAPSARDSAKKKRSNKSAKLKQNKLGLRREQWLSQVAVSNKVCKEEKSVNRSDQRDNKPVEEHREEDGGNNVHHHESFMESPSNSSSTGGTDLSTNFSGSSSTTSSDFCSGNITEEEDNNADDDDGCVDDWEALADALADEEESLLRESVKEEQESVGQSASNADDDSMRKQKKSSRAWRSDDDLRPQGLPNLGKQLSFPELDKRYTTAVSIPSSCPICYEDLDLTDSSFLPCLCGFRLCLFCHKTICDGDGRCPGCRKPYDDVKGETSSGGFTVRLARSSSMFCRF; encoded by the exons ATGATTTCAGATTCGATCACCAACGCCTCTGCTGCTACATCTGCTCCTAGCGCCAGAGATTCCGCAAAGAAGAAGAGG AGCAACAAGTCGGCTAAGCTGAAGCAGAACAAGCTCGGTCTCCGCCGCGAGCAATGGCTTTCTCAAG TTGCGGTGAGCAATAAGGTGTGTAAGGAGGAGAAGAGTGTCAATCGCAGTGATCAGAGAGATAATAAGCCAGTGGAGGAGCATAGAGAAGAGGACGGTGGGAACAATGTTCATCATCATGAGAGCTTTATGGAGTCACCTTCGAATAGCTCCTCTACGGGAGGCACTGATTTAAGCACTAACTTCAGTGGGAGTAGTAGCACTACCAGCAGTGACTTTTGCTCTGGTAACATAACTGAAGAGGAGGATAATAATGCAGATGATGACGACGGGTGTGTGGATGATTGGGAAGCTCTTGCTGATGCATTAGCTGATGAGGAAGAGAGTCTCCTCCGCGAGTCCGTCAAGGAGGAGCAAGAGAGTGTTGGACAATCAGCTTCCAATGCGGATGATGATTCGATGAGGAAGCAAAAGAAGAGCAGTCGAGCTTGGAGGTCTGACGATGACCTTCGCCCTCAGGGGTTACCTAATCTAGGGAAGCAGCTTAGTTTCCCGGAGTTGGACAAGCGTTATACCACCGCCGTCTCGATTCCTTCTTCGTGTCCCATCTGCTACGAAGACTTGGACTTGACGGATTCGAGTTTCCTTCCGTGTCTTTGCGGGTTCAGGCTCTGTCTTTTCTGCCACAAGACGATTTGCGATGGAGACGGGCGTTGTCCAGGGTGCAGGAAACCGTATGATGACGTCAAGGGTGAAACTAGTAGTGGTGGTTTCACTGTTCGGTTGGCTCGTTCATCTAGCATGTTTTGCaggttttga
- the LOC108862897 gene encoding uncharacterized protein LOC108862897, translating into MDAAHCYLEGNADAVEFCPHEPYSNLLAASTYTLQEGDLPSRSGSVYLFDVEHSRLNLLHKVDDTTGVFDIRWSHVGVGSLALAQADADGCLRVYKVDDTEVDKGYSLREVAGEKISSSMCLYLDWDYQSSTSIVVGLSDGSASVVSFTDSNLETVQEWKGHDFEVWTASFDLNNPSLVYTGSDDCKFSCWDIRDSPGDNRVFQNSKAHTMGVCCVSPSPSDPYSVFTGSYDETLRVWDTRSVSRPVNEISVSLGGGVWRIKHHPSVSGVVLAACMHNGFAVVKVGGGEGEVMERYDKHESLAYGADWYKGKDEKRSLVATCSFYDKLLRLWTPETAFEL; encoded by the exons ATGGACGCAGCTCATTGCTACCTCGAAGGAAACGCCGACGCAGTAGAGTTCTGTCCTCACGAGCCTTACTCGAACTTGCTCGCAGCGTCTACTTACACACTCCAAGAAGGAGATCTCCCCTCCCGATCCGGCTCTGTCTATCTATTCGACGTCGAACACTCTCGTTTAAATCTCTTACACAAAGTCGACGACACCACCGGAGTCTTCGATATCCGTTGGAGCCACGTTGGTGTCGGAAGCTTGGCGCTTGCTCAAGCTGATGCTGATGGTTGCTTGAGAGTTTACAAGGTTGATGACACTGAAGTAGACAAAG GTTACTCTCTGAGAGAAGTCGCTGGCGAGAAAATCAGTTCATCGATGTGTCTTTATCTCGATTGGGATTATCAATCATCGACATCGATTGTGGTTGGTTTATCAGACGGCTCTGCTTCGGTGGTTTCGTTCACTGATTCTAATCTAGAAACAGTTCAAGAATGGAAAGGACACGACTTTGAGGTTTGGACAGCTTCGTTTGATCTCAACAACCCTAGTTTGGTTTATACTGGATCAGATGATTGCAAGTTCAGCTGTTGGGATATCAGAGATAGTCCCGGGGACAATCGGGTTTTCCAGAATTCGAAAGCTCACACGATGGGTGTTTGCTGCGTTTCGCCGAGTCCTAGTGATCCTTACTCTGTGTTCACTGGGAGTTATGATGAGACGTTGAGGGTTTGGGACACGAGGTCGGTTTCTAGGCCTGTGAATGAGATATCTGTGTCTTTAGGTGGAGGTGTGTGGAGAATCAAGCATCATCCGTCTGTGAGCGGTGTGGTTTTGGCGGCTTGTATGCATAATGGTTTTGCTGTAGTGAAGGTTGGTGGTGGGGAAGGTGAAGTGATGGAGAGGTATGACAAGCATGAGTCTCTTGCTTATGGAGCAGATTGGTATAAGGGGAAAGATGAGAAGCGGAGTCTTGTGGCAACTTGCTCGTTTTATGATAAGCTTCTTCGTTTGTGGACGCCTGAAACTGCGTTTGAGCTTTGA
- the LOC108863266 gene encoding uncharacterized protein LOC108863266 isoform X1 has protein sequence MASLSSPSSYTELKDAWHPSTTTVDTTEPSYWFNWRVMICCIWMAIAMVITAFLIFKYEGFRRKRTGDGGDGGEKEWSGNVYEDETWRPCLRNIHPAWLLAFRAVAFFVLLIMLIIIGLVDGPTIFFYYTQWTFALITLYFGLGSLLSLHGCYKYNKRAAGDRVDSIEAIDSERARSKGSDHTLQQSQYSSNPANFWGYVFQIIFQMNAGAVLLTDCVFWFILVPFLEIHDYSLNVLVINMHSLNAIFLLGDAALNSLSFPCFRIAYFFSWTIVYVLFQWTLHSLVHIWWPYPFLDLSSHYAPLWYFSVAVMHLPCYGAFALLVKLKHRLLQRWFPESYQSPR, from the exons ATGGCTTCATTGTCATCACCATCTTCATACACAGAGTTAAAAGATGCTTGGCATCCATCGACAACAACAGTGGACACAACTGAACCAAGCTACTGGTTTAACTGGAGGGTTATGATCTGCTGCATATGGATGGCTATAGCCATGGTTATCACCGCTTTTCTCATTTTCAAATACGAAGGTTTCCGCCGGAAACGGACCGGAGACGGTGGAGACGGAGGAGAGAAAGAGTGGTCGGGGAATGTATACGAAGACGAGACTTGGAGGCCTTGTCTCCGCAATATTCACCCGGCTTGGCTTCTTGCTTTTCGAGCTGTTGCCTTCTTCGTTCTTCTCATCATGCTGATCATTATTGGCCTTGTCGATGGACCTACCATCTTCTTCTACTATACACA GTGGACTTTTGCTTTGATCACTCTCTATTTTGGA CTAGGTTCTCTTCTTTCGCTGCATGGATGCTACAAATACAACAAAAGAGCGGCTGGTGATAGAGTAGATAGCATTGAAGCCATAGACTCAGAGAGGGCAAGATCCAAAGGCTCTGATCATACTCTTCAACAGAGTCAATACTCTAGTAATCCTGCTAATTTTTGGGGATATGTTTTCCAAATAATTTTTCAg ATGAATGCAGGTGCAGTTTTGCTCACTGACTGTGTGTTCTGGTTCATCCTTGTTCCTTTCCTTGAGATCCATGATTATAGCCTCAATGTT TTGGTGATCAACATGCACTCTCTCAACGCCATTTTCTTGCTTGGTGATGCTGCTTTGAATTCTTTG AGCTTTCCATGCTTCAGAATTGCTTACTTCTTCTCTTGGACTATAGTTTATGTTTTGTTCCAATGGACTCTCCACTCGTTAGTCCATATATG GTGGCCTTACCCCTTTTTGGACTTATCATCACACTATGCTCCACTATG GTATTTCTCAGTTGCAGTGATGCATTTGCCATGCTATGGAGCCTTTGCCTTGTTGGTCAAGCTAAAACATCGGCTTCTTCAGAGATGGTTCCCTGAGTCTTACCAGAGTCCTCGGTAG
- the LOC108862899 gene encoding dihydroneopterin aldolase 2: protein MENDMMGDKLILRGLKFYGYHGAIPEEKTLGQMFMLDIDAYMCLKKAGLSDNLEDSVSYVDIYNLAKEVVEGPSRNLLEAVAELIASKTLTTFSRITAVRVKLWKPNVPLVCSALDYLGVEIFRNRAN from the exons ATGGAGAATGACATGATGGGGGACAAACTGATACTTAGAGGTTTGAAATTTTACGGTTACCATGGAGCTATTCCTGAAGAGAAGACGCTGGGCCAGATGTTTATGCTTGACATTGATGCATACATGTGTCTCAAAAAGGCAGGTCTTTCAGACAACTTAGAAGATTCAGTCAGCTATGTCGACATTTACAA CTTGGCTAAGGAAGTTGTAGAAGGGCCATCAAGAAACCTTCTGGAGGCAGTAGCGGAACTCATAGCCTCCAAAACTCTGACTACATTTTCCCGGATAACAGCTGTTCGGGTGAAGCTGTGGAAGCCAAATGTTCCGCTTGTTTGTAGCGCTCTCGATTACTTGGGGGTCGAGATTTTCAGAAATCGCGCAAACTGA
- the LOC108859169 gene encoding GDSL esterase/lipase At5g62930, protein MRPHIVLFGDSITAQSFRSGGWGSALADAYSRKADVVVRGYGGYNTRWALFLLHHIFPLGSLTPPVATTIFFGANDAALKGRTSDRQHVPVEEYTDNIRTMVQHLKKCSPTMLIVLVTPPPIDEAGRQSYAESIYGEKAMKEPERTNETTGIYAQHCVALAEELGLRSINLWSKMQETDDWQKKYLSDGLHLTPEGNGVVYEEVSRVFREAWLSPEEMPFDFPHHSQIDGDNPSKAFQERCL, encoded by the exons atgaGGCCGCATATAGTTCTGTTCGGCGATTCAATAACTGCGCAGTCGTTCAGATCCGGCGGATGGGGATCAGCTCTCGCCGACGCCTACTCTCGCAAAGCTGATGTCGTTGTGCGTGGCTACGGAGGCTACAATACCCGATGGGCTCTCTTCTTGCTTCACCACATTTTCCCTCTC GGATCTTTGACTCCACCTGTTGCGACGACCATATTCTTCGGTGCAAACGATGCAGCTCTCAAAGGAAGGACCAGTGATAGGCAGCATGTGCCCGTGGAAGAGTACACGGATAACATCAGAACAATGGTTCAGCATCTCAAG AAATGTTCACCTACCATGCTAATTGTGCTTGTAACTCCACCACCAATTGATGAAGCTGGACGCCAGAGCTATGCAGA ATCAATCTATGGTGAGAAAGCTATGAAGGAGCCTGAGAGAACAAACGAAACCACTGGTATCTACGCACAACATTGTGTTGCATTAGCAGAGGAACTCGGTCTGCGATCTATCAACCTTTGGTCCAAAATGCAGGAGACTGATGATTGGCAGAAAAAATACCTCAG TGATGGACTCCATCTCACGCCTGAAGGCAATGGAGTTGTTTATGAAGAAGTTTCAAGAGTGTTTAGAGAAGCTTGGCTCTCTCCTGAAGAAATGCCTTTTGATTTCCCTCACCATTCTCAGATCGACGGGGATAACCCATCCAAAGCTTTCCAAGAGCGTTGCTTATAA
- the LOC108863266 gene encoding uncharacterized protein LOC108863266 isoform X2 codes for MKELKDAWHPSTTTVDTTEPSYWFNWRVMICCIWMAIAMVITAFLIFKYEGFRRKRTGDGGDGGEKEWSGNVYEDETWRPCLRNIHPAWLLAFRAVAFFVLLIMLIIIGLVDGPTIFFYYTQWTFALITLYFGLGSLLSLHGCYKYNKRAAGDRVDSIEAIDSERARSKGSDHTLQQSQYSSNPANFWGYVFQIIFQMNAGAVLLTDCVFWFILVPFLEIHDYSLNVLVINMHSLNAIFLLGDAALNSLSFPCFRIAYFFSWTIVYVLFQWTLHSLVHIWWPYPFLDLSSHYAPLWYFSVAVMHLPCYGAFALLVKLKHRLLQRWFPESYQSPR; via the exons ATGAAAG AGTTAAAAGATGCTTGGCATCCATCGACAACAACAGTGGACACAACTGAACCAAGCTACTGGTTTAACTGGAGGGTTATGATCTGCTGCATATGGATGGCTATAGCCATGGTTATCACCGCTTTTCTCATTTTCAAATACGAAGGTTTCCGCCGGAAACGGACCGGAGACGGTGGAGACGGAGGAGAGAAAGAGTGGTCGGGGAATGTATACGAAGACGAGACTTGGAGGCCTTGTCTCCGCAATATTCACCCGGCTTGGCTTCTTGCTTTTCGAGCTGTTGCCTTCTTCGTTCTTCTCATCATGCTGATCATTATTGGCCTTGTCGATGGACCTACCATCTTCTTCTACTATACACA GTGGACTTTTGCTTTGATCACTCTCTATTTTGGA CTAGGTTCTCTTCTTTCGCTGCATGGATGCTACAAATACAACAAAAGAGCGGCTGGTGATAGAGTAGATAGCATTGAAGCCATAGACTCAGAGAGGGCAAGATCCAAAGGCTCTGATCATACTCTTCAACAGAGTCAATACTCTAGTAATCCTGCTAATTTTTGGGGATATGTTTTCCAAATAATTTTTCAg ATGAATGCAGGTGCAGTTTTGCTCACTGACTGTGTGTTCTGGTTCATCCTTGTTCCTTTCCTTGAGATCCATGATTATAGCCTCAATGTT TTGGTGATCAACATGCACTCTCTCAACGCCATTTTCTTGCTTGGTGATGCTGCTTTGAATTCTTTG AGCTTTCCATGCTTCAGAATTGCTTACTTCTTCTCTTGGACTATAGTTTATGTTTTGTTCCAATGGACTCTCCACTCGTTAGTCCATATATG GTGGCCTTACCCCTTTTTGGACTTATCATCACACTATGCTCCACTATG GTATTTCTCAGTTGCAGTGATGCATTTGCCATGCTATGGAGCCTTTGCCTTGTTGGTCAAGCTAAAACATCGGCTTCTTCAGAGATGGTTCCCTGAGTCTTACCAGAGTCCTCGGTAG
- the LOC108861904 gene encoding two-component response regulator ARR6: protein MAEVMLPMKMEMANAPSKFKSPDLLHVLAVDDSHVDRKFIERLLKVSSCKVTVVDSATRALQYLGLDVNEKPVGVKDLKVNLIMTDYSMPGMTGYELLKKIKESSAFRDVPVVVMSSENILPRIDRCLEEGAEDFLLKPVKLSDVRRIRDSLMKAEDLSFTKSVNKRELETENVYSLDSTVPSQQLKRTKI from the exons ATGGCTGAGGTTATGCTACCGATGAAAATGGAGATGGCTAACGCTCCTTCCAAGTTTAAATCACCTGATCTTCTTCATGTTCTCGCCGTCGACGATAGCCACGTTGATCGGAAATTCATAGAGCGCTTGCTCAAAGTCTCTTCCTGTAAAG TTACTGTTGTTGATAGTGCCACAAGAGCTTTGCAATACCTTGGACTGGACGTAAACGAGAAACCCGTTGGTGTTAAG gATTTGAAAGTTAATTTGATTATGACGGATTACTCTATGCCCGGAATGACTGGATATGAACTCTTGAAGAAAATCAAA GAATCCTCAGCTTTCAGAGATGTGCCTGTGGTGGTTATGTCCTCTGAGAACATTTTGCCTCGTATTGATAG ATGTCTTGAAGAAGGTGCTGAAGATTTCTTATTGAAACCTGTAAAACTCTCGGATGTAAGAAGAATAAGAGATTCTCTGATGAAAGCTGAAGATCTATCTTTCACGAAGAGTGTTAACAAGAGAGAGCTAGAAACAGAGAATGTCTACTCTTTGGATTCAACTGTTCCCTCACAACAGCTCAAACGCACAAAGATCTGA
- the LOC108858771 gene encoding putative F-box protein At5g50220, which yields MTKKRGKKKQKSLRQEHQGGEKSSKAIHDLPFDLMVEILSRLPVKTLSRFRCVSKLWSSSIVTESIKTRYLTHPSQLVIFSQPLLESSNMSSYTYPLSTNTRFVAADRGTCTLLPCRNYLVYGYVRGLICYRSNSKKFAIYNPTTRQNVLLPPIRGYHDGFSWYDPVKKKYMIDSKYYHGFFGYDPVKDQYKVLRFIEGPRICDYSCRVMTFRGGLSKHEWRNVKIQDDISPPRSNGVCINGVIYYIGGTLTTSVWVLGRFDVRFERFDHIQMPLAVQMNQLEELSLVNYQGKLGCTFYSKDRAEVWIMKDHLSDKQEWSKVTLDMSLPDMLKTRIAGVTLNGEIVIMPKTLDSDQTLLYAYFYDPKENKTRRDEFETTAFKGELGVPIFSEPNHMENTMSLFGSQFNKKNKKRKKKKKKKSATTAVFSCKKILLCPKNLFVIAFLSAALFLAITFVSSFDSFHL from the coding sequence ATGACGAAGAAGAgaggaaagaaaaaacaaaagtctTTACGACAAGAACATCAAGGTGGAGAAAAGTCATCAAAAGCAATCCATGACCTCCCTTTTGATCTAATGGTGGAGATACTCTCGAGACTACCAGTGAAAACACTTTCGAGGTTCCGATGTGTATCGAAGCTATGGTCATCTAGTATCGTTACCGAGTCGATCAAAACTAGGTATTTGACTCATCCAAGCCAGCTCGTCATTTTCTCCCAGCCGTTGCTAGAATCTTCAAATATGTCCTCGTATACTTATCCTCTTAGCACAAACACAAGATTCGTAGCCGCAGACAGAGGTACTTGTACACTATTACCATGCAGAAACTACTTAGTCTATGGATATGTCCGAGGATTAATCTGTTATCGCTCAAACTCTAAGAAGTTTGCGATATACAACCCTACCACGAGACAAAACGTTTTATTGCCGCCTATACGCGGATACCATGATGGATTCTCTTGGTATGATCCAGTTAAGAAAAAGTACATGATAGATAGCAAGTACTATCATGGATTCTTTGGTTATGATCCAGTTAAGGATCAATACAAAGTCTTGCGTTTTATTGAAGGGCCAAGAATTTGCGATTATTCTTGTAGGGTTATGACATTTAGAGGAGGTCTAAGTAAACATGAATGGAGAAATGTTAAAATCCAAGACGATATCTCTCCACCACGAAGTAATGGTGTGTGCATCAATGGGGTCATCTATTACATAGGAGGGACTTTGACAACTAGTGTATGGGTACTAGGGAGGTTCGACGTTAGGTTTGAGAGATTTGATCATATTCAGATGCCCCTAGCTGTGCAGATGAATCAGTTGGAGGAGTTGAGTTTGGTAAATTACCAAGGGAAACTAGGATGCACGTTTTATAGCAAAGATAGAGCAGAGGTGTGGATTATGAAAGATCATCTTAGCGATAAACAAGAATGGTCCAAGGTTACCCTTGACATGTCTCTTCCTGATATGTTAAAGACACGTATAGCTGGTGTCACTCTTAATGGTGAGATTGTGATAATGCCCAAGACACTGGATTCTGATCAAACGTTGTTATACGCATACTTTTACGACCCCAAGGAAAACAAGACTAGAAGAGATGAATTTGAAACCACGGCCTTTAAGGGGGAGCTAGGAGTTCCTATCTTTAGCGAGCCGAATCACATGGAGAATACTATGTCCTTGTTCGGGAGCCAgtttaacaagaaaaataagaagaggaagaagaagaagaagaagaaatcagCAACCACCGCTGTTTTCTcctgtaaaaaaatattattgtgtcCCAAGAACCTCTTTGTTATAGCTTTTTTATCTGCCGCTCTCTTTCTGGCAATAACGTTTGTGTCTTCATTTGACTCGTTTCacttatag
- the LOC108860061 gene encoding dof zinc finger protein DOF5.6, translated as MGLTSLQVCMDSDWLQEAESSGGSMLDSTTTSPTAAEILAACSTRPQASAMAVAAAALMDGGRRLRPPHDHPQKCPRCESAHTKFCYYNNYSLSQPRYFCKTCRRYWTKGGTLRNIPVGGGCRKNKKPSSSNSSSSTSSGKKPSNIVTTNTNDLMALVHSHQNYQNASLGFSHFGGNGVMGSYTALGHSNVGFLESKYGGLLSPSPRPIEFLDSKFDLVGVNNDNLVMVDHGSNGDRHHHQMGMNHGLGLNNNNNDGFQGISPASNGNAGGGLMDLSISQRLMLANYDHHHYNHHEDNQRVTSIMDVKPTPKLLSLDWQQGQGYTDGSGNGGGGRSDGGAYGGSGYINGLGSTWNGLMNGYGSSTKTNSMV; from the exons atGGGTCTCACTTCTCTTCAAGTTTGCATGGATTCTGACTGGCTCCAG GAAGCTGAGTCATCAGGAGGAAGCATGTTAGACTCTACAACAACTTCTCCAACAGCAGCCGAGATACTAGCTGCTTGCAGCACTAGACCACAAGCCTCGGCCATGGCTGTAGCCGCGGCTGCTCTGATGGACGGTGGAAGGAGGCTGCGTCCACCTCACGACCATCCACAGAAGTGTCCTCGTTGCGAGTCAGCGCATACTAAGTTTTGTTACTACAATAACTACAGCCTCTCTCAGCCTCGTTACTTCTGTAAAACATGTCGCCGTTACTGGACCAAAGGCGGCACTCTAAGGAATATTCCCGTCGGTGGTGGCTGCCGGAAAAACAAGAAACCCTCTTCCTCTAATTCCTCATCCTCCACTTCTTCCGGGAAAAAGCCGTCCAACATTGTCACCACTAATACCAATGACCTTATGGCGTTAGTACATTCTCATCAGAATTACCAAAATGCATCTTTGGGGTTCTCACATTTTGGTGGGAATGGGGTGATGGGGTCTTACACAGCTCTCGGTCATAGTAACGTTGGTTTCTTGGAGAGCAAGTATGGCGGTTTGCTTTCACCAAGCCCTAGACCTATTGAATTTTTGGACAGTAAGTTTGATCTCGTGGGAGTGAACAATGACAATCTGGTCATGGTTGATCATGGAAGTAACGGtgatcgtcatcatcatcaaatgGGTATGAATCACGGATTAGGTCTTAACAACAATAACAATGATGGGTTTCAGGGGATTTCTCCGGCAAGCAACGGAAATGCTGGTGGTGGTCTGATGGATTTATCTATAAGCCAGAGACTTATGCTAGCTAATTATGACCATCATCATTATAATCATCATGAAGATAATCAAAGAGTAACGTCAATAATGGATGTGAAACCAACTCCAAAGCTGTTATCTCTTGATTGGCAACAAGGTCAAGGCTACACAGATGGTAGCGGCAACGGAGGCGGTGGAAGATCTGACGGAGGTGCATACGGCGGTAGCGGTTATATCAACGGCTTAGGTTCGACGTGGAATGGTTTGATGAATGGCTATGGATCCTCTACTAAAACTAACTCCAtggtttaa
- the LOC108862898 gene encoding uncharacterized protein LOC108862898, with product MEAVEKPEETIPGNSSRLAGNPNWGTATVVGIFAGMLYGGSKEASASVSKDAEVMLKMGSTQDKREQHRLMRDAMEKRFTRVTRGSLIGGMRLGMFTASYFSLQNFLAETRGVHDVFNFVGAGSATAAVFGLIMPGSLAWRARNVMLGSLLGATVCFPLGWLQLKLMEKANEGNKEDMSHHGEVTSGVGAAIERLEQQLRK from the exons ATGGAAGCGGTAGAGAAGCCAGAAGAAACCATCCCAGGC AACTCTTCAAGATTAGCTGGGAATCCAAACTGGGGAACAGCAACTGTTGTCGGGATATTCGCTGGAATGTTATACGGAGGGAGCAAAGAGGCTTCTGCTTCTGTG AGCAAGGATGCAGAGGTGATGTTGAAGATGGGTAGTACACAGGACAAGCGAGAGCAACACAGATTGATGCGAGATGCGATGGAGAAACGATTCACCCGAGTAACTCGTGGCTCCCTCATCGGAGGGATGCGCCTTGGAATGTTCACCGCATCCTACTTCAGTCTACAGAACTTTTTAGCTGAGACGCGAGGAGTGCATGATGTTTTCAATTTCGTGGGAGCTGGTTCAGCTACTGCTGCTGTCTTTGGCCTAATCA TGCCGGGGTCTCTTGCTTGGCGTGCGCGGAATGTGATGCTTGGTTCACTTCTTGGAGCTACAGTCTGTTTCCCTCTTG GTTGGTTACAACTGAAGCTTATGGAGAAAGCAAACGAAGGCAACAAAGAAGACATGAGCCACCATGGCGAGGTCACGAGTGGTGTTGGTGCAGCTATTGAGAGACTCGAACAACAGTTGAGAAAATAA
- the LOC130495247 gene encoding uncharacterized protein LOC130495247, producing the protein MGNCQAVETATAVLERPDGKSERFYCTVSASEVIKSHPGHHVALLISSSVPNGGSLRVTRIKLLRPSDNLLLGHVYRLISSEEVMKGLRAKKSEKMKKVHGEFSVEEEEINPLTLRSESAFFDKDSQRRIHEKQRRIKTGAANKVRAWQPSLQSIAEATS; encoded by the exons ATGGGGAACTGTCAGGCGGTGGAGACGGCAACGGCGGTGTTAGAACGACCAGACGGCAAGTCAGAGAGATTTTACTGTACAGTGAGCGCAAGCGAGGTGATTAAGTCTCATCCCGGTCACCACGTTGCTCTCCTCATCTCCTCCTCCGTACCTAACGGGGGCTCTCTCCGCGTCACCCGAATCAAACTACTCCGTCCTTCCGACAACCTCTTGCTCGGCCATGTGTATAGACTCATCTCTTCTGAAG aGGTGATGAAAGGATTAAGAGCCAAGAAGTCTGAAAAGATGAAGAAGGTCCATGGAGAGTTTTCAGTTGAAGAAGAGGAGATTAATCCACTGACTCTAAGATCTGAATCTGCTTTTTTTGACAAAGACTCTCAG AGAAGGATACATGAAAAGCAGAGACGGATAAAGACAGGAGCTGCCAACAAAGTTAGAGCTTGGCAGCCTTCTCTTCAAAGCATAGCAGAAGCTACAAGCTAA